CGGCCGCATGGTGGTAAGCGGTCGACCCGACCCCGACCACGTAGCCGCGATCGACCCCCTTGACCTCGATGTGGCCGCCGAAGAAGCCGACCACATAGAGGACGCTGTCTCCGAGGTTACGCAGCCGCTGGAAACGCTCGGCTCCGGAGGCTTCCAGCGCATCGCGCAGAAGAAAGGTCAGGGGCTGGTTGAAGGCAGACTCGGCATGCTCGTCCGGGTGAGCAAAGGCACAGAGCAGACCGACGAGGTAACTCGACGCCGCCTCGGTAGCAGCGACGTTCCGAACTCGGAGCGCCTCGTCCACAACCTCCTGGAAATAGCGGGTCATGCTCGGGGAGAGAGAGATCGCTTGGCTCACAGCGGCACCTCACTTGTGCGGGTGCCCTGGATACCGACGTAACCCGGGCCACCGCGCGCTCAGGTCAACCAGACACGTCCCGGCGGCCTCCCTCGGGTTGGAGACCGTGAGGGCATCGCGTCACTGTGCTGCCGCAGCTTTGCCCTCATAAGCGCATTTTAGCCGAGGGGCTCCGCCGAGCCCAGCCTTGCGCCACGCACCTTCCCCTGCGATCTCCAGGACTTACAGCCACCTCTGCGCCTGGCTGCCAACGCGCAAAGTGCCGGCCTGGGGCCACTCTTGACACCCTCCAGGGGGTGGCTATCTTCGGCGCGCTCGCTAGCACTCGCCATAGGTGAGTGCTAGCAAAGTGCCCAGACTGCAATCGTATGGGACCTTGCGGCTGCTCAGGCGGGCCGGCTGGGTCTTGCCGTTCGTGGGACGCGGCGCTCGTCCCCGGAGGATTTGCAAAGATGAAGATTCGACCGCTCCAGGACCGCGTGATCGTTCAGCGCGTGAAGGAAGAAGAGAAGACCAAGGGAGGTCTCTACATTCCGGACACCGCGAAAGAGAAGCCGATCGAGGGGACCGTCGTCGCCGTCGGCAACGGCAAGGTCGCCGAGGACGGTACCGTGCGGAAGCTCGACGTCAAGGAGGGCGACCGCGTCCTCTTCGGCAAGTACTCGGGCACCGAGGTCAAGATCGACGGCGAAGAGCACCTCATCCTCCGCGAGGACGACATCCTCGGCGTGATCGAGAAGTGACGCGGGCGACAGAAGGAACTTAGGAGAGACACCATGGCAGCCAAGGAAATCATCTACAACGAGTCCGCCCGCAGCATGATCCTCGCGGGGGTCAACGCCCTCGCCGACGCGGTCAAGGTCACGCTCGGCCCGAAGGGGCGCAACGTCGTCATCGAGAAGAGCTTCGGCTCGCCGACGGTCACCAAGGACGGCGTGACGGTCGCCAAGGAGATCGAGCTCGAGAACCGCTTCGAGAACATGGGCGCCCAGATGGTCCGCGAGGTCGCCTCGAAGACGAGCGACATCGCCGGCGACGGGACGACCACCGCGACGGTGCTCGCCCAGGCGATCTACCGCGAGGGCTCCAAGCTCGTCGCGGCCGGGCACAACCCGATGGAGATCAAGCGCGGCATCGACAAGGCGGTCGAGGCGATCGTCGAGCACCTCCGCGGCTCCGCCAAGCAGACGAAGGACGCGAAGGAGATCGCGCAGGTCGGCACGATCAGCGCGAACGGCGACGAGACGATCGGCAAGCTCCTCGCCGACGCGATGGAGAAGGTCGGCAAGGAGGGCGTGATCACGGTCGAGGAGGCCAAGAGCGCCGACACGACCCTCGACGTGGTCGAGGGCATGCAGTTCGACCGCGGCTACCTCTCGCCGTACTTCGTGACCGATCCCGAGGCCATGAAGGCGAACCTCGAGGACTGCTACATCCTCATCTCGGAGAAGAAGATCTCCAACATGAAGGACCTGCTCCCGGTGCTCGAGGCGATCGCCAAGAGCCAGAAGCAGCTCCTCATCATCGCCGAGGACGTCGAGGGCGAGGCGCTCGCGACCCTCGTCGTGAACAAGCTCCGCGGCACGCTGCACTGCGCGGCCGTCAAGGCGCCGGGCTTCGGTGATCGCCGCAAGGAGATGCTGAAGGACATCGCCACCCTGACGGACGGCCAGGTGATCGCGGAGGAGCTCGGCCTCAAGCTCGAGAACGTCACGATCAGCGATCTCGGCCGCGCCAAGACCGTCATCATCGACAAGGACAACACCACGATCGTCGGCGGCCAGGGCAAGAAGGACAAGATCAAGGCCCGGCAGCAGGAGATCCGCGCCCAGATCGAGAACACGACGAGCGACTACGACCGCGAGAAGCTCCAGGAGCGGCTCGCGAAGCTCGTGGGCGGCGTCGCGGTCGTCAAGGTCGGCGCCGCGACCGAGACCGAGATGAAGGAGAAGAAGGCCCGCGTCGAGGACGCGCTCCACGCGACCCGCGCGGCCGTCGAGGAGGGCATCGTCCCGGGCGGCGGCGTGGCGCTCATCCGCGCGCAGAGCTCGCTCGAGAAGCTCAAGGTCAACGACGAGCAGCGGTTCGGCGTGAACATCATCCGCCGCGCCATCGAGGAGCCCCTCCGCCAGATCTCGGCCAACGCCGGGGAAGAGGGCTCGATCGTCGTGCAGAAGGTGCGCGACGGCAAGGACTCGTACGGCTACAACGCGGCGTCGGGCGACTACGGCAACCTGCTCGAGATGGGCGTCATCGATCCGGTCAAGGTCGTCCGGTCGGCGCTCCAGAACGCGGCCAGCGTCGCCAGCCTGATGCTCACCACCGAGGCGCTCATCGCCGAGCGGCCGAAGGAGGAGAAGCCGGCGGCCGGTGGCGCCCACGCGGGCCACGGCCACGACTTCTGATCGCGACGCGCCGCGCTGACCGTTAAGCCCGGCGGGCGAGGGCCGACTTCCTTCTCGGGAAGTCGGCCCTTCGCCATTTCGACTTCCGGCGGGCCGCGGCGCATGATCTGATCCGGCGCAGGTTCGCGATGAGCACCCTGACTACCGAGCGCCTGGCGCTCACCCCGGTCTCGCTGCCCCTGCTCGAGGCGGTCATCCGCGGAGATCGCGCCGAGGCCGAGGCCCTCTCCGGCGCGCGCTTCCCCGGCGCCTGGCCTGGGCGCGCGCTCGTCGAGCGCGCCTTCAGCTCGCCGCTCGACCGGCTGCGGGACGATCCAGAGGCGTTCCTGTGGGGCACGCGGCTGATGGTGACGTGCGGGCAAGAGGAGCGCGTCGTCGTCGGCAGCGTGGTGCTGAACGGCCGGCCCGACGCGACCGGCACCGTGGAGATCGGCTACGGCGTCGAGGGCAAGTCCCAGGGCCAGGGCTACGCCACGGAGGGGTCGCGCGCCGTCCTGCACTGGACGCTGCAGCAGCCGGGCGTGAAGCGCGTGATCGCGACCACGCCGGCCTGGCACCGCGCGTCGCTCCGGGTGATCGAGAAGCTCGGGATGCGCCCTGCTGGAACGCTCGAGCACGACCTCCTGGGCGAGCTCCTCGTCTTCGAGCGCTACCCCGAGTAGCGCCCCGCCGTCCATGGGCGGGGGCCCGCCGCGGCGTCGCTCACCCGCCTGCGCGGCTCACGCCGCCGCGCGGGTCGCGCCGCCGAGCCCACTCGCACAGGGTCATGCCCGCCGCGATCGCCACGGGGTACGAGTGGTTGATCCCGTACATGGGGATCGCGATCACGTCCTCGCACGCATCGAGCAGCGCCTGCGGCAGCCCGTCATCCTCGCTGCCGAAGAGGAACACGAGCCCGCGGGGGAAGGGCGCCTCCCAGAGGGTCCGCCGCGCGTGATCGCGCTCCACGCCGATGAGCGGGCGGCCGCGCGCCGCTTCGAGGAAGCTCGCCTCGTCGGGGCACTCGACGATGGTCTCGTACTTCTGCATGCCCATCGAAGCACGCTCGTAATAGGGTTCGGTCCCGATCAGGAAGATCTCCCGGACTAGGAACGAGTGCGCGACGCGGATGATGGCGCCGATGTTGAACGGGTTCTTCGCGCGGCAGACGGCGATGGAGAAGTCGCTCCGCAAGGGGGCGAGCTCGTCGCGGATCTCCCGGGTGGTGAGCCCGAAGGGCGGGATCTTCACGGCGCGCTGGCTCCCCTACTCGGCGGCGAAGCGATCGAACAGCGGATAGATGGGCCCCTCGTGGACCCTGATCCGCTCGGTCGTGCCCGTGGCGTGCTTGACCAGGAGCACGAGCCCGGCGCGCGGCACGGCGTCGAGCGCGCCCCGGATCGCCGCGACGGACATGCGCCGCAGCGGCTGCCCGGCGATCTCCAGCACCTCGTCGTCCTTGCGGAGCCCGGCGCGCTCCGCGGGCCCGCCCTCCATGGTGCGCGAGATGAATGCGGAACCGGAATGCAGCTGGTACCAAAGGCCGAGGCCGAACCTGGCGTGCGCCGGCTGGAACGCGAGCGTGAGCGAGCCGCCCGCATCGAGCTCGACCTCGATCTCGCCTGCGGCTCGCTGCGTGTCGCTCGGGCGGCCGATGTCGCGCACCCCGATCGGCTTGTCGACGAGCGGGTCCGCTTCCCAGACCTCCACCCGGAGCCGGTCCTCGGGCAAGATCTGGAAGTTCCCGCTGGGTCCTTCGGGCCAGGTCGGCTCCAGCGTGTTCGTTTGCTCCGCCGTCCGAAAGATCTCCGCGCCGTTGACGAAGACGCGGACATAGGGGTCCGGGAGGTCGCCAGCGCCGGAATCCCAGGCTCGGCCGTCCCGAGTGCGCTCCGGGATTCTCGCACGGACGACCCGAAGCCATCGGACGTCCTCGGGCGGCGGAGGATGCAGCTCCTGGTCTGGAGGAGGCTCGCGCAGGCGGGTCGAGAGCTCGGGATAGAGCGCCGAGCAGCCGCCCGCGGCGAGCGGCGTGCCACCTGCAGCGAGCAGCAGGATGAACGCGGGCAAGCAGAGCGAGAGCGCGCGATGCCGTCGGAGGACCAAGATGGCGCCATTTTTGGCCGGAGCCGGCGTCAGCCGCAACTAAACCGTGCTATTTCGGGCGCCCATGCACGATCAGCCCGTCATTGCTACCAGCGACCTCAGCGCGCACGTCGGCAGCACTGTCGTGCTCCGCGGATGGCTCTACAACAAGCGATCGAGCGGCAAGCTCCACTTCCTCGAGCTGCGCGACGGCTTCGGCACCGTCCAGTGCGTGATGGCGAAGAGCGACGTCGGCGACGAGGTCTTCGCGGCCGCCGACAAGGTCACCCAGGAGAGCGTGATCGATGTCGTCGGCGAGGTGAAGGCGCACCCGAAGCGCGCCGGGGTCTACGAGATCGCCGCGTCCGCCTTCCGCGTGCTCGCCTCCACCACCGGCGAGTACCCCATCTCCCCGAAGGAGCACGGGACCGACTTCCTCATGGATCACCGCCACCTCTGGCTGCGATCGAGGCGGCAGCACGCGATCTTGCGCGTTCGTCACACCATCATCCAGGCCGTCCGCGACTTCTTCGACGGGCGCGGGTTCACGCTCGTCGATGCGCCGGTCTTCACGCCGAACGCGTGCGAGGGGACGAGCACGCTGTTCCAGACCGACTACCACGGCGAGAAGGCGTACCTCACCCAGTCGGGGCAGCTGTACATGGAGGCGGCAGCGGCCGCGTTCGGGAAGGCGTACTGCTTCGGCCCCACGTTCCGCGCGGAAAAGTCGAAGACCCGCCGCCACCTGGCCGAGTTCTGGATGGTCGAGCCCGAGGTGGCGTTCATGGACCTCGCGGGCGACATGGACCTCGCGGAAGACTTCCTCTGCTTCATCGTCGAGCGGGTCCTCGAGCGCCGCCGCCCCGAGCTCGCGGTGCTCGAGCGCGACGTCGGGAAGCTCGAGGCCGTCAAGAAGCCGTTCCCGCGCATCCGCTACGACGAGGCCGTCGCCATCCTGAACGAGGCGCGCGCGGAGAAACGCAAAATGGCCGGAGAGTCTGAAATTCCGGATTTTCCCTGGGGCGAGGATTTCGGCGGCGAGGACGAGACGATCATCTCCGGCCGGTACGATCGTCCCGTCATGATCCACCGCTATCCGGCTCAGGTGAAAGCCTTCTACATGAAGCGCGATCCGACGGACGACCGGCTCGCGCTCTGCGTCGATGTCCTGGCGCCGGAGGGTTATGGAGAGGTGATCGGCGGCGGGCAGCGCGAGGATGATCTCGCCACCCTCGAGCGGGCAATCGAGGCGCATCGGCTGCCCCCCGAGGCGTTCGGCTGGTACCTGGATCTGCGCCGGTATGGCACCTTCCCGCATGCGGGCTTCGGGCTGGGCATCGAGCGGAGCGTCGCCTGGATCTGCGGTCTGCCCCACGTGCGCGAGACGATCCCGTTCCCGCGCATGCTGAATCGGCTCTCGCCGTAGTGCCGCGCGTCAGAGATCCTGCCGGGAAATCTGGGGACCGCTTGGCAGCGCCTCATTCACGGCGCGATGCGCCACGGCGCCGACGCGGCGGGCCGAACGCGTGCGAGCGTGGAAGCGTGGAAGCGTGGAAGCAGACGAGGCTAGCCGCTCCCCGCGCGCACCCACGCGTCGGAATCGTAACGCTGTGCGAGGAGCGTGAGTAAGAGGTAACGCGATCGGCAAGCCCGCGCGACGCGCGACAACGGCGGCCAGTGTGGTCAGGCCGTGCCCGCGCCGCAGCTCGCCGCTGGGGATCCGTTTTTGCTCCGCTTGCAGGGCGACTCTGTCGTATCAAGAAAGCATAGGGCGCAACCCGCGACCCACGCTCACTCGGCCGACCGACGGAGCCACCCCTGCTTGCAGATGAGGGAGCGCTCTACCGGCGAGCCGGACCCTGCCCCCGCCTCCCCGACCCAACTCGCGAGGACAAAGCTATGGCTCGTCTCGTCGGCTTTATCGGTAACCGTCCGGATCTCGGCGCGCGTGCGATCGAGCTCGAAGAACGTGCCCTCACGGTTCGCCGAAGGGAGGGCGTGATCCCTGGCTGGGGGGTCGGCTTCTACCAGGGAGGAGAGATTCTCCTCAAGCGCCGGCCGATCGACGATCGACCCGAGATCAGCCTGGTCGACATGACCAAGGACGTGCGCGCCGACATCCTCGTGGCGCATGTCCGGGCTGCGACCGTCGGCAGCTTGCGCACCGAGAACACGCACCCGTTCCGCTATCGGCAGTGGCTGTTCGCCCACACGGGCACGGTCGAAGGGTTCGCCCGCCTGCGGAACCAGCTGAGCGACTCGCTACCGCAGTTTCTCCAGCGCGACGTTCGCGGCGAGACGGACAGCGAGATCCTCTTCCACCTGTTCCTGTCCTTCCTCCACGACAGCGGCCAGCTCGATCGGCCCAACGTGGACGCGGCGAGCGCGCGGACGGCCCTGCGGTCTTCCATCGCGCTCGTCGACCGGCTCTGCGCGGAGGAAGGGGCGGGGCCGAGCGCGATGAACATCGTGGTCACCAACCCCGAGTACCTGCTCGCCGCCCACGGCGGCACGTCGATGGCGTACCGCATTTACCAGGGCAGCGAGGACATGGAGCGGCTCCTCAGCGACGGCGGGTTGGGCCGAATGCGCATGCCCGACTATGCCGCGAGCCGGCTGACGCTCGTCGCGTCGGACTTCGATGACGACCAGGCCCCCGCAGGGTGGACCCACGTTGGCGAGCGTGCGATCGTGACGTTCACCCGCGCCGATGCTCCCGCGATCGAGCCGATCTGAACGCCCGAAGGTCCCGCAGGAGGCCAGGGTGCATGCACCGCCGGCCGGCTCTCCGGACAGCTCTCGGCCGTCGCCGGCGTGTCCTTCGCTGCTCGTCGCCGTGATCGCGGGCTGGTCGCTCCTGGGGTGCGGCCGAGGAGAACCGGCTTCCTTTCCCACCGCCGCCGAGCTCTCTGACGAGCGCCGCCGCCCTGACGGCGTGGCGCTCGATCCGGCGAGCACCCCGCCGCCACCGACGAACCAGGCAGACGTCGAGGACAGCGTCGTGACCCTCCGGACGCCTCTCGGCATCGGCGCCGCGCTGGATGTCGTGGACGAGTTCTTCCGCCGGGTGGTCGCCGAGGACAGCGAAGCCCTGAGCGAGCTGCTGACGCGCGATGCCCTCGCGATCCACACCGGCTCGGGCGGATCGGGGCAGCCGCCGAGCGCCGGGCTCTGGTGGGAGCAGCGGTTCCGGCGACTCGAGTACGGAAAGCTCGCTGGAGAGCCGGTCTATCGGGAGTCGGAGCTCCAGATCTTCCGGGCCGAGGACGTGCTCGCGACGCCGCAACACCCCGCGATCCAGCCGGAGACGCTCGATGACCAGGACGTCGTGATCCGCGTGCCGATCGCGACAGCGCGGGTCGCGGCGGATCGCCTGCTCGGCGACGAGATCGTCGTCTGGCTGCGCCGCGACGGCCCGCGATTCAGGATCTACCGGCTGCTCGAGGACTTCCAGTTACAGTAGGCTTTGCGCTTGTGCCATATCTCCGACAAGATCGGGGCTCGATGAGCCGCCTCAAGATCGCGTTCGTGGGCTCCGGGGGAGCGGCGCGAGGCCTTGCGCACCTCGGCGTGCTGAAGGCTTGCGAGGAGCTGGGCATCCATCCGGAGATCTACGTGGGCGCGGGGGCGGGCGCGCTGGTCAGCGCGACGTACGGGCAAGACATCCCGCTCGATGTGCTGCTCGACGCCTACCGCCTCCCCTGGAGACGGCGTCACCGCGGGCCTCGCCTCCACGTGTCGAGCTTCTTTGGAGCTCCCGCGCTGCGCGATCTGCTCGATCCGGGATACCTCTGCTCCGGGGTGTTCTCGATCGACAGGCTCGAGCGCTACGTGCGCCGGACGCTGCCGATCAACGACTTCCGGCAGCTGCCCCACGCGGTCTTCGTGACGGCGGTCGACGTGGACAGCGCCAAGCGGGTCGTGTTCGGCCCGGGCTACGACGAGGCCACGCCGATCAGCCAGGCCGTGGCCGCCAGCTGCTGCGTGCCCGGCCTGTTCCGGCCCTACCGCATCAACGGCCGCTATCACCTCAGCGGCGAGGTGATCCGGACGCTCTCCGCCGATGTGGCCGTGAATGCCGGCGCGAACATCGTGATCATCTCGAACATCTACCGTCCCGAGGAGCGCGACGAGTCGCAGCGCTCGATCGCGAGGAGCGGCGCGCCCAGCGTCGTCCGGCAGTCGCTCAGCATTCTTCTCGCCGAGAAGGAGCGCCGCGGCGTCGAGCTCCTCTCCAAGCTCTACCCGAACGTCACCTTCCTG
The DNA window shown above is from Sorangium aterium and carries:
- the asnS gene encoding asparagine--tRNA ligase, yielding MHDQPVIATSDLSAHVGSTVVLRGWLYNKRSSGKLHFLELRDGFGTVQCVMAKSDVGDEVFAAADKVTQESVIDVVGEVKAHPKRAGVYEIAASAFRVLASTTGEYPISPKEHGTDFLMDHRHLWLRSRRQHAILRVRHTIIQAVRDFFDGRGFTLVDAPVFTPNACEGTSTLFQTDYHGEKAYLTQSGQLYMEAAAAAFGKAYCFGPTFRAEKSKTRRHLAEFWMVEPEVAFMDLAGDMDLAEDFLCFIVERVLERRRPELAVLERDVGKLEAVKKPFPRIRYDEAVAILNEARAEKRKMAGESEIPDFPWGEDFGGEDETIISGRYDRPVMIHRYPAQVKAFYMKRDPTDDRLALCVDVLAPEGYGEVIGGGQREDDLATLERAIEAHRLPPEAFGWYLDLRRYGTFPHAGFGLGIERSVAWICGLPHVRETIPFPRMLNRLSP
- a CDS encoding C2 domain-containing protein; its protein translation is MVLRRHRALSLCLPAFILLLAAGGTPLAAGGCSALYPELSTRLREPPPDQELHPPPPEDVRWLRVVRARIPERTRDGRAWDSGAGDLPDPYVRVFVNGAEIFRTAEQTNTLEPTWPEGPSGNFQILPEDRLRVEVWEADPLVDKPIGVRDIGRPSDTQRAAGEIEVELDAGGSLTLAFQPAHARFGLGLWYQLHSGSAFISRTMEGGPAERAGLRKDDEVLEIAGQPLRRMSVAAIRGALDAVPRAGLVLLVKHATGTTERIRVHEGPIYPLFDRFAAE
- the groES gene encoding co-chaperone GroES, translating into MKIRPLQDRVIVQRVKEEEKTKGGLYIPDTAKEKPIEGTVVAVGNGKVAEDGTVRKLDVKEGDRVLFGKYSGTEVKIDGEEHLILREDDILGVIEK
- a CDS encoding TrmH family RNA methyltransferase: MKIPPFGLTTREIRDELAPLRSDFSIAVCRAKNPFNIGAIIRVAHSFLVREIFLIGTEPYYERASMGMQKYETIVECPDEASFLEAARGRPLIGVERDHARRTLWEAPFPRGLVFLFGSEDDGLPQALLDACEDVIAIPMYGINHSYPVAIAAGMTLCEWARRRDPRGGVSRAGG
- a CDS encoding class II glutamine amidotransferase, with the protein product MIPGWGVGFYQGGEILLKRRPIDDRPEISLVDMTKDVRADILVAHVRAATVGSLRTENTHPFRYRQWLFAHTGTVEGFARLRNQLSDSLPQFLQRDVRGETDSEILFHLFLSFLHDSGQLDRPNVDAASARTALRSSIALVDRLCAEEGAGPSAMNIVVTNPEYLLAAHGGTSMAYRIYQGSEDMERLLSDGGLGRMRMPDYAASRLTLVASDFDDDQAPAGWTHVGERAIVTFTRADAPAIEPI
- a CDS encoding GNAT family N-acetyltransferase: MSTLTTERLALTPVSLPLLEAVIRGDRAEAEALSGARFPGAWPGRALVERAFSSPLDRLRDDPEAFLWGTRLMVTCGQEERVVVGSVVLNGRPDATGTVEIGYGVEGKSQGQGYATEGSRAVLHWTLQQPGVKRVIATTPAWHRASLRVIEKLGMRPAGTLEHDLLGELLVFERYPE
- the groL gene encoding chaperonin GroEL (60 kDa chaperone family; promotes refolding of misfolded polypeptides especially under stressful conditions; forms two stacked rings of heptamers to form a barrel-shaped 14mer; ends can be capped by GroES; misfolded proteins enter the barrel where they are refolded when GroES binds), which produces MAAKEIIYNESARSMILAGVNALADAVKVTLGPKGRNVVIEKSFGSPTVTKDGVTVAKEIELENRFENMGAQMVREVASKTSDIAGDGTTTATVLAQAIYREGSKLVAAGHNPMEIKRGIDKAVEAIVEHLRGSAKQTKDAKEIAQVGTISANGDETIGKLLADAMEKVGKEGVITVEEAKSADTTLDVVEGMQFDRGYLSPYFVTDPEAMKANLEDCYILISEKKISNMKDLLPVLEAIAKSQKQLLIIAEDVEGEALATLVVNKLRGTLHCAAVKAPGFGDRRKEMLKDIATLTDGQVIAEELGLKLENVTISDLGRAKTVIIDKDNTTIVGGQGKKDKIKARQQEIRAQIENTTSDYDREKLQERLAKLVGGVAVVKVGAATETEMKEKKARVEDALHATRAAVEEGIVPGGGVALIRAQSSLEKLKVNDEQRFGVNIIRRAIEEPLRQISANAGEEGSIVVQKVRDGKDSYGYNAASGDYGNLLEMGVIDPVKVVRSALQNAASVASLMLTTEALIAERPKEEKPAAGGAHAGHGHDF
- a CDS encoding patatin-like phospholipase family protein → MSRLKIAFVGSGGAARGLAHLGVLKACEELGIHPEIYVGAGAGALVSATYGQDIPLDVLLDAYRLPWRRRHRGPRLHVSSFFGAPALRDLLDPGYLCSGVFSIDRLERYVRRTLPINDFRQLPHAVFVTAVDVDSAKRVVFGPGYDEATPISQAVAASCCVPGLFRPYRINGRYHLSGEVIRTLSADVAVNAGANIVIISNIYRPEERDESQRSIARSGAPSVVRQSLSILLAEKERRGVELLSKLYPNVTFLDVAPAIGRYSYMNRFAAKPLVLRGYRTALRILAAAKEKGVFDAPSSKSALN